The Pseudodesulfovibrio senegalensis nucleotide sequence TTGATGAGGCACATTTGGCCCGGGTCGATGTGGATGGAGCCGTGCCCGGGGCCAAGCACGAAGCAGCGTCCCTGTTCCATGACGCCGATGGTGTAGCAGTCGTGGGTGTGGTGAGGGAAGCTGTGCGCGGAGTTGGCGGAAAGGCGGATTTCCAGCGAATGCAGATCCGGATCGCGCCAATAGCGTATATGTTCCTTGTCCATGGCGATTATCCTCGGCATTGAAGCCTAGCCGGGGTGGCTGCGGATGTCTTGTAAAAAATTGCTTTCAGGCCAGGGTGGAGAGGATCAGCCGCGTTCCAAGGAACCACATGGTGGCGCAAACGGCTCCGTCCAGCATACGCCATGTGGCCGGCCTGCGGAAGACCGGGGCCAATGCCTGACCGCCGAGGGCCAGCAACAGGAACCATGCCAGCGACGCGCTCATGGCCCCCAGCCCGAACAGGGTCCGGGCTGTTGCCGGATATTGGCCGCTGATGCTGCCCATGAGCACCACGGTGTCCAGATATACGTGGGGGTTGAGCAGGGTGACCCCGAGGGTCAGGGCGAGCACTGCACGCAGGGAGTCGGGCGCGTGGTCGTCGGTTTGCAGGCTTTGGCCCTTCATGGCCGAGCGCAATGCGCCAAAGCCGTACCAGAACAGGAACGCCGCGCCGCCGAATGCCGCGATTTGCCCGAGTTGCGGATTGCTCGCCACCGCCGTTCCCACGCCGGATATGCCCACGGAAATCAGGATCACGTCGCACAGGGTGCACAGCAGGGCCACGGCAAGGTGGTGGTTGCGGCGCACGCCCTGCGAAAGCACGAACGCGTTTTGTGCCCCAATGGCCACGATCAGGCTGCCGCCCATGCCGAAACCCTCAAAAAATACTGAATACATTGGTAAAACCCCCAAGAAGTGATTAGCGGGCATAATAGTGGGAGCTGTTATAAAAGTAAATTTAATGGTATTGATTTTAGATTAGAAACAGTAATAATTAACCATGCTCGACTACAAATTGCTGGAAGCGATGGCCGCAGTGGTGGATGAAGGCGGGTTCGAACGCGCTGCTCGCGTGTTGCACCTGACCCAGTCGGCGGTGTCGCAGCGGGTTAAGCTGTTGGAGGAGCAGTCCGGGCAGATTCTTCTGGTCCGTTCCCATCCGCCGCAGCCCACCGAGGCGGGCATGCGCCTGCTCAAGCATTGCCGCCAGGTCCGCAGGCTCGAAGACGATCTGGACGTGGACCTGAATCTGGCCGGGGATTCGTTCACCACCCTGCCCGTGGGCATCAATGCGGACAGTCTCGCAACATGGTTTCTCCCGGCCATGCAGGATTACCTTGCGGAAAGGCCGGTGTTGCTGGATTTGCGCTCCGATGATCAGGACCAGACACACCGCTTGCTGCGCGACGGCGTGGTGCTTGGCTGCGTGTCTTCCCGGAGCGAGCCGTTTCAGGGTTGCCGGTGCGACTATCTCGGGCACATGGACTACAGGCTCCTGGCCAGCCCCGGATTCCGGGACAAATGGTTTTCCGGAGGGTTTTCGGCAAAGTCCCTGAGTCGTGCGCCCATGCTCATCTACAACCGCAAGGACGAAATGCACGTGCTCCTGTTGCAGCGCGTGCTGGGAGCGTGTCCGGACCTGAATCCTTTTTATGTGCCGTCTTCGGGACGTTTTGCGGATTTCATCGCACAGGGTTTGGCCTGCGGCATGCTGCCCGAGCAGCAGTGCGGGGAACTCGTTGCCCAAGGGCGGCTCGTGAACCTCATCCCCGGGGAGAGCGAGCGAGTCGATCTTTTCTGGCATTGCTGGAATATCGAATCTTCGGTGATGGATTCCTTTTCCCGCGCGCTCAAGGCCGGAGCCTCCCGGCTGCTTGCCCGAAACCGGTAATCATGGTTTTGCACTCCGGACCGGCTTGGGGTATTGACGGGGGCGTTTGCATTTTTTTGAAACAGAACAATCAAGGAGCGTTCATGCGCCGTATCATTCGTTTGCTGTTCCTTGTGGTCATGGTCGCCAGCCTGACCGCCTGCCAGAGCGCGTATTACAAAACCATGGAGTCCGTGGGATACCACAAGAGGGATATCCTGGTGGACAGGGTGGAAGACACCCGTGAAGCCAATCAGGACGCCAAGGAGCAGTTTGCCGACGCGCTGGAGCGGTTCCGTTCCGTGGTGCAGGTGGACGGCGGCGAGTTGGAAGAACGCTACGATGCCCTGAATTCAGAATATGAGGACTGTGAGGACCGGGCCGAGACCGTGCGCAAGCGCATTGCCAACGTGGAAGACGTGGCCGAGGCCCTGTTCAGGGAATGGAAAGAGGAGATCGGCCAATATACCAGTGCCAGCCTGCGCTCCAAGAGCCGCAAGGTCATGAACGACACCAAGACCCGCTACAACCGGCTGATCAAGTCCATGAAACGCGCCTCGGCCAAGATGGACCCGGTGCTGGCCGCGTTCAAGGATCAGGTGCTCTTTCTCAAGCACAATCTCAACGCCCGTGCCGTGGCTTCGCTCAAGGGTGAACTGAGTTCCATCCGCTCCGACGTGTCCGTGCTCATTCGGGACATGGAGCGGTCCATCAAGGAAGCCGACTCGTTCATCAAGAGCATGGAGTCCGGCAAGTAGGGTGTGAATATTTCGGGAAATCGGGGAAGGGGGCTTTGCAAAGCCCCCTTCCCCGCAAACTTTTTGGCCAGCGGCCCGGTCAGCGATGCTGACCGGGCCGCTGGTTTTGGGTGGTTGGTCAGCTTTTTTCAAGAGCGCCAAACCGTTTTGCATTCGCAGAATGCAAAACGGAGAAAAGTCAAGGGACGTGTCCCTTGCGGGTGCAGGGCCCTGCCTTTTCCCCGGAAAGGCGGCACAAAAAAACGGCCCCTCTCCGTTCGGAGAGGGGCCGAACCTATTGGCAGACTGTTGTCGGTATACAGTGTCGGTAGGTTTTCAGTAAGGAGAGAAGTCAGTTTTTTCTAGTTATTGGAAGACTGACGATATTTGACAAGGTCGTTGATGGACAGCACGGGCATGTCGTGTTGCCTTGCAAAGTCCACGATCTCGGGCAGTCGGGCCATGGTGCCGTCCGGGTTGGTCAGTTCACAGAGCACGCCGCAGGGATTGAGCCCGGCAAGGCGCATGAGGTCCACGGTGGCCTCGGTGTGGCCGTCGCGTTCCAGCACGCCGCCGGAGCGCGCCCGCAGCGGGAAGATGTGTCCGGGTTTGTGCAGGTCCGAGGGTTGCGCGTCCGGACGGGACGCGGCCTTGACCGTGGCCACGCGGTCCGCGGCCGAAACCCCGGTGGTCACGCCTTCGGCAGCCTCGATGGAGATGGTGAATCCCGTGCCGTATCGGCTGGTGTTTTCTTCCACCATCATGGGCAGGCCCAGCTGGCTCACGCGTTCCTCGGGCAGGCACAGGCAGACGATGCCGCTGCACTCGCGGATGAGCATGGCCATCTGTTCATTGGTGAGCGAGTCGGCCGCAAAGATGAGGTCGCCCTCGTTCTCGCGGTTCTCGTCGTCCGTGACAAGCACGCCGCTGCCCGCGGCAAGCGAGGCCAAAGCCCGCTCCACGCGCTCGCGGGGCGCACCAAAACGTGAAAGCAAAGTCTGATTCATGGCAGTTCTCCTTGAACCGTTGAAACATGAATCAGGGCGCAGGAAGAGACAGGCGTCCGAAAAACGGACAGCAGGCGACCGTGCGCAGGAGCGCACGGCCATGGAGGCCGGTCTGTCTTACCCTCTTCCATCCGGACTGTTACCGTCGGCTCCGGCGTTTCACCGGATCTGCTGACCTCCTGCCCATGCAGGAGCGCTCGCGGGCTCCCCGGCCGAGCCGGGATACCGCCGGTGGGGAATTGCACCCCGCCCTGAGAAGTAAGATAGGAAAGTCAATGCACCCGTCAGCGGGTTTTGTCAATGGATGGTGGGCTGTTCCGGAATGTCCCAGCGTTTGCGGAGCACCTCGAGGGTGCCATTTTCTTTCAGAATTTCCATTCCCCGGTCAAAGTCCCTCAGATACGATTGCGCTCCGACGTTTTCAAGCAGGGTTATGCAGTACTCTTTCGCCTCGTGGAACACGGGCTGCTTGACGAATTGTCCGTGCCATCCCAAGGCGCGGATGACGTAGTCCCAGTTGGCCTCGTAGCCGATAAAACCGTCCACATGTCTGGCCCGGAGCATTTTGAATCCGGTGCGGATGGTGTTTACGGCGTATTTGTTCACGCGTAGCGGGTCGAGTTCGTTCCACTGGTCGCCGTAATTGAACCCGCGAAGTGCGGCGATGGTTACGTTGTTCAGTTGTTTCAGGCCGTTCCAGTTCAGGGTTGAATCCGACCGCGTGTAGATGAGCATGCGTGCGGTGTTGACGGGCATTTCCGAATAGGCGTACAGCTTGCGCCGTATTTTGTTTTCCCCGGCAGGGAAAAGAAGTTCGGCCTTGCCTTCTTTCAGTTGGGCCATGGCGCGGGCCCATGGCGCCACGTTCAGCACAATGGTCAGGCCTTGCGAGTGCAGGCTTTCGCGCACCACATCCCAGCTGTAGCCCTGCAGGTAACGGGAGTCCTTTCCCGGAGGGATGGTCTCGCCACTGACGATGCGCGACGGGGGATAGGTAAAGCAGTAGGGGGCATATCCGTTCAGGGTGACAACGTGAACGACCTGTCCTGCGGCATGGGTGTCATGCGCCGGGGAAAAGGCGAGCAGGCAGACCGTGGCAAGTAGCAGTAAGACTGTTGTACGCATGAACGATCCCGTATGCTTGCCCATGTGGGCTTGGGCGGTTACAAGAACATATACTGTTAGTGGGGAGAAGCCGATCTGTCCAGCCGGGGCAAGGCTTTTCCCACAGATAATAACGCCTTTTGCGTTGTCAGGGCACGGGTTGCGCCTTAGAGTGGGGCATCGTGTGCCATTACCGACATTGAAATGAAAACAAGGAGAACCCATGCTCAAACCTGAATCGTGCACCCTGTACAGTGGGGCGGCTCGTGGCGCGGAATCCGAGTTCGGCCGTCTGGCGGCCCAATATGGCGTGACGGAAGTGAATTTTACCTTTGCTGGTCACAGCAACGACCGCACCGAGGGCCTGCGCGTGCTGAGCGACGATGAACTGGTGCGCAAGGATGTCAGCCTGACCTACGTCTCCCGGTTGCTGAACCGTTCGTTCACCAACGCGGAAAAGATGCGCAAGGTCTTGCAGACCATCATGTATCAGGTTGATTCCGGCCACGAGGTTTTCATCGTGGGCGTGATTCAGGATGATGGCACGGTCAAGGGCGGTACCGGCTGGGGCGCCGAATTCGCCAAGATCTGCAACAAGCCGCTCTACGTGTTCGGCCAGGCCCGCAACGCCTGGTTCAAATGGAACAAGGGCGAATGGGAGACCGTGGAAAATCCGGTCATCACCTCGGCCCGGTTCACGGGAACCGGAACCCGTTTTATTGAAGAAAACGGCAAGAAGGCCTTGCAGGACCTGTTTGCCCGTTCCTTCGGTTAGGCTGCCGATACAGGCACGATCGCTGCGTTAATGCAAAAAGACCAAAGGCTCGTGTACGTGAGTACGCTTCGCCCTTGGTCTTTTTTTTTGCCTTGCGCTCGCACCGGTCTCGACAGCCTTCCTGATTGATTCGTGATCAATCCGGTGAAAGGCTTTGCGCCTTTCGGCTGCCGACACAGGCACGATCGCTGCGTTAATGCACAAAGATCAAAGGCTCGTGTACGTGAGTACGCTTCGCCCTTGGTCTTTTTTTCGCCTTGCGCTCGCATGTTTGCAGCCCCCCCGCCGGATTGAGGGAAAAGATTTGCGTGGCCGCCTCATACAAAGCGACGCCGGTTTTGCCGTTGTTATGTATTTCAGTTCGTATTCGGCCGTGCGGGAACGGCAGGTTAGTTGGAGCCGAAAACCTTTTTAAGCAGTTCGGTGGTGCGTGCGGCCGGGTTTTCGCGGATGTTTTTTTCTTCTTGGGCCATGATGGTGAACAGGCCGTCCAGTCCCTTGTCGGTGACGTATGCATCGATGTCCGTGAGCAGGGGGTCCTTGCTGCCCAGCATGGTTCCGACGCCGCTGGCGCTTGCCGCCAAGGCCTTGTACTGGCTGGTCACGTTGTAGCGATCGGTCATCTGTTTGACGATGGGCAGGAACTTTTCGAACAGGGTGTCGCGCGTGGTGCGGTCCAGATATGCGGTGGCCGCGTTGTTCGGGCCGGTGAGGATTCTGCGCGCATCGCGGAAGGTCATGGCCGTGATGGCATCAAGAAAGACATCCTTTGCGTGGGGCGCGGCCTTTTCCGCGGCACGGTTCATGCTTTCCATGAACTGGTCCACCATGTCGCCCCGGCCCACCAGCCTGAGCGCGTCGGCAGCGGTTGCCGCGTCCTTGGGCAGGGGGATGCGCACGCTGGGGTTGTCCAGATAACCGCCCACAACTCCCAGCCGTTTTACGGCCACATCCACACCTTTTTCCAGAGCCTGTTTGAGACCCTGCGCGGTCTGGGAGTCTGCGGACGAGCGGTCCGGACCGGTCAGGGTGTTGGTGATGACGTTTTGCAGGTTGTTTTGCCAGCCGGCATAGGCAGGCCCCGCAAGCAGGGCAACAGTCACGGCCACGGCACAGAATACTTGTCTCATGGTTTTTACATCCTGTTGCAGTGTTTCCTTGTCTCTCATGATAGCATACGTGAACAGACAGGTTGCGGGCAAGCAATGAAACGCGGGCCGGGAAATCGCGTTTCGCAAGAACGGAGGCATGATCATGGAATATGTTCGCATGGGCGTCATGGGTACGGCCGGTACAGCATTAAAACGCACCATACCGGCCATGCATAAGGAATCATCCCTGTGCCGGGTGCAGGCCATTGCCTCGCGCAACCGGGCCAGGGCGGAGCAGGCGGCCCGGGAGGCCGGGATCGGGCAGGTCATGGGCAGCTATGAAGAATTGCTGGAATCCCCGGATATCGATGCGGTCTATATTCCCCTGCCCAACCATATGCATGTGCTGTGGGCCATCAAGGCCCTGCGCGCGGGCAAGCACGTGTTGTGCGAAAAGCCTGTGGCCATGAGCGCGCAACAGGCCCGGGAGCTGGCGGACGAAGCTGCACGGCATCCCGGGCTCAAGGTCATGGAGGCGTTCATGTACCGGCACCACGACCAGTGGCGGGAGGCAAAGCGGCTGGTGGACGACGGGAGTCTGGGCAAGGTACGCGCCATCCGTTCGGTGTTTTCCTATTACAATACGGACCCGGCCAATATCCGCAACCGTCCGGACATGGGCGGCGGGGCCATGATGGACATCGGCTGCTACTGCATCTCGCTTTCCCGCTGGCTTTTGGGTGCCGAGCCGGACATGGTGCGCGGCACCGTGGACATGGACCCGGATTTCGGCACGGACCGCCTGTTCTGCGGCACCATGCAGTTCGGGGCCCGAGTCTCCTCGTTCACCTGCTCCACACAGCTGGAAGCCCATCAGCGTGTGGACATCTTGGGAACGCGCGGACGCATGGAGCTGCTGCTTCCCTTCAATCCGCCGCAGGACGGCGAAACATCGGCATTTCTGTCGTACGGCGGTGGCGTGGAGGAAATCCGGTTCGAGTGCGACCAGTATGCGGCCATGGCCGCAGCGTTTGCCCGCTCCGTGCTGGACGACGCACCCGTGCCCATGCCGCTGTCCGACGCCGAGGCCAATCTGCGGGTGCACGAGGCCCTGATGCGCAGTGCGCGCAATGGCGGCAAACACGAAACGCTTTGATTTCATGCTAGCCAGCAAGCCTTCGGCCTTTCGTTGGCAGCCAATGCGCCGGTTTCATTGTTGAAGTCGGCGTTTTTTTGCGGATGGGGAAAGCCGGAGCGCATGGGCTGCTCAGTGCATGGCTGCCCAAATCATGCTGCCTGCCCCGAGTTGGGCGGGTTTTTCGCCCGATGATTTGTGCTGGCCTCAGCAGGATGAGCCCGGCGGCAGTGCCATATGGGCGAAAGTTGCGCCGTTCGCGGGAGTGTTTTTTTGTAATATGCTAAAATAAAATGTTTTTTTCTTTTGGCGTTGATTGTGCATGCAGAGTGGGAAATGAATACAACGCCAAGGAGGCAGAATATGATTATTGCT carries:
- a CDS encoding LysE/ArgO family amino acid transporter, yielding MYSVFFEGFGMGGSLIVAIGAQNAFVLSQGVRRNHHLAVALLCTLCDVILISVGISGVGTAVASNPQLGQIAAFGGAAFLFWYGFGALRSAMKGQSLQTDDHAPDSLRAVLALTLGVTLLNPHVYLDTVVLMGSISGQYPATARTLFGLGAMSASLAWFLLLALGGQALAPVFRRPATWRMLDGAVCATMWFLGTRLILSTLA
- a CDS encoding LysR family transcriptional regulator ArgP; amino-acid sequence: MLDYKLLEAMAAVVDEGGFERAARVLHLTQSAVSQRVKLLEEQSGQILLVRSHPPQPTEAGMRLLKHCRQVRRLEDDLDVDLNLAGDSFTTLPVGINADSLATWFLPAMQDYLAERPVLLDLRSDDQDQTHRLLRDGVVLGCVSSRSEPFQGCRCDYLGHMDYRLLASPGFRDKWFSGGFSAKSLSRAPMLIYNRKDEMHVLLLQRVLGACPDLNPFYVPSSGRFADFIAQGLACGMLPEQQCGELVAQGRLVNLIPGESERVDLFWHCWNIESSVMDSFSRALKAGASRLLARNR
- a CDS encoding DUF2959 domain-containing protein produces the protein MRRIIRLLFLVVMVASLTACQSAYYKTMESVGYHKRDILVDRVEDTREANQDAKEQFADALERFRSVVQVDGGELEERYDALNSEYEDCEDRAETVRKRIANVEDVAEALFREWKEEIGQYTSASLRSKSRKVMNDTKTRYNRLIKSMKRASAKMDPVLAAFKDQVLFLKHNLNARAVASLKGELSSIRSDVSVLIRDMERSIKEADSFIKSMESGK
- the ribB gene encoding 3,4-dihydroxy-2-butanone-4-phosphate synthase; this encodes MNQTLLSRFGAPRERVERALASLAAGSGVLVTDDENRENEGDLIFAADSLTNEQMAMLIRECSGIVCLCLPEERVSQLGLPMMVEENTSRYGTGFTISIEAAEGVTTGVSAADRVATVKAASRPDAQPSDLHKPGHIFPLRARSGGVLERDGHTEATVDLMRLAGLNPCGVLCELTNPDGTMARLPEIVDFARQHDMPVLSINDLVKYRQSSNN
- a CDS encoding transporter substrate-binding domain-containing protein, which encodes MRTTVLLLLATVCLLAFSPAHDTHAAGQVVHVVTLNGYAPYCFTYPPSRIVSGETIPPGKDSRYLQGYSWDVVRESLHSQGLTIVLNVAPWARAMAQLKEGKAELLFPAGENKIRRKLYAYSEMPVNTARMLIYTRSDSTLNWNGLKQLNNVTIAALRGFNYGDQWNELDPLRVNKYAVNTIRTGFKMLRARHVDGFIGYEANWDYVIRALGWHGQFVKQPVFHEAKEYCITLLENVGAQSYLRDFDRGMEILKENGTLEVLRKRWDIPEQPTIH
- a CDS encoding DUF4197 domain-containing protein; translation: MRQVFCAVAVTVALLAGPAYAGWQNNLQNVITNTLTGPDRSSADSQTAQGLKQALEKGVDVAVKRLGVVGGYLDNPSVRIPLPKDAATAADALRLVGRGDMVDQFMESMNRAAEKAAPHAKDVFLDAITAMTFRDARRILTGPNNAATAYLDRTTRDTLFEKFLPIVKQMTDRYNVTSQYKALAASASGVGTMLGSKDPLLTDIDAYVTDKGLDGLFTIMAQEEKNIRENPAARTTELLKKVFGSN
- a CDS encoding Gfo/Idh/MocA family protein, with translation MEYVRMGVMGTAGTALKRTIPAMHKESSLCRVQAIASRNRARAEQAAREAGIGQVMGSYEELLESPDIDAVYIPLPNHMHVLWAIKALRAGKHVLCEKPVAMSAQQARELADEAARHPGLKVMEAFMYRHHDQWREAKRLVDDGSLGKVRAIRSVFSYYNTDPANIRNRPDMGGGAMMDIGCYCISLSRWLLGAEPDMVRGTVDMDPDFGTDRLFCGTMQFGARVSSFTCSTQLEAHQRVDILGTRGRMELLLPFNPPQDGETSAFLSYGGGVEEIRFECDQYAAMAAAFARSVLDDAPVPMPLSDAEANLRVHEALMRSARNGGKHETL